In Blattabacterium sp. DPU, the genomic window TTTCTTCTTTTTTTTCTAAAAAATTTTTAGTAGTAACTGGAAGAAATTTTTCTAAAATTATTTCTTGAAATAAGGATTTTTTCAAATAATTGTATATTAAATAAATTGTAGAAAATTTTTTTTGAAAAAAATCAGAAATTAACTCTGATACTAAAAATTGTATTTTTTGATTCGATAAATTATTTTCAATACAATTTTTCAGGTACATACTATATTTTTGATTTAAAAAATCAAATCCTTTTTTTCCAATAGATAAAAATTTACATTCATTATGCAAAACCTTTTTTTTTTGAAAAAAATGATTAATTTTTTCAAAAATTAAAGAATTAAAAGAACCACATAACCCACGATCAGAAGTAAATACGATAAATAATTTTATTTTTCCTTTCTCTGAAAAATATTGATTTTTTTGTATATTTTCTTTATTTTTGGTCTCTAAAAGAATCTTTTCTATATAATCCAAATAAATTTTCGCTTTCATAAGAGAATCTTTTATTTTTCGTAATTTCACTACAGAAATCATTTTCATTGCTTCTGTCGTTTTTATAACTGATTCTATAGATAATATTCTTTTTTTTATTTCTTTTGGATTAGACATAATGAAAACTTAAGAAATGTATTTATTACTTAATTCTATTGCTACTGCTTCCAAAACAGAAGATATTTTTTCATTAAAGATTCCATTTTTTAAAGAATTTAAAATATTTTCATGTTTTTCTTTTAAATAAAAAAGATATTCTGTTTCAAAATCTAAAATATTTTCAATAGGGACTTTTTTAAGCAAATTTCTAGTTCCTACATAAATAATAGCTATTTGATCTGCTATATCATAGGGGGTATGAGGAGGTTGTTTTAATATTTCTATATTAATTTTTCCTTTTTTTATAATATTCATAGTAGAAGAATCTAGTTCAGAACCAAATTTTGAGAAAGATTCTAATTCTCTGAATTGAGCTTGATCTAATTTTAAAGTAGCAGATATTTTTCTCATAGATTGAATTTGTGCAGATCCTCCAACACGAGAAACGGATATACTTTCATTAATTGCAGGTCTAACTCCAGAATGAAATAAATCTTTTTCTAAAAAAATCTGTCCATCTGTAATAGAAATAACATTAGTAGGAATATAAGAAGATATATCACCCGATTGGGTTTCAATAATAGGCAATGCTGTTAAAGATCCTCCCCCTTTTATTTTTTTTCTAATAGAAAATGGGATATCATTCATATTTTCAGCCATTTTCTTATCTTTTATGATTTTAGCCGCTCGTTCTAACAGACGAGAATGTAAATAAAAAACATCTCCTGGATAGGCTTCTCTTCCAGGGGGACGTCGTAACAAAAGTGATATTTCTCTATAAGAAACCGCTTGTTTTGAAAGATCATCATATACAACTAAAGCAGAACGACCTGTATCCCGAAAATATTCTCCTATGGCTGTTCCAGAAAAAGGAGCAAAAACTTGCATAGAAGCTGGATCAGAAGAATTTGCAGAAATTATAATTGTATAAGGCATGGCTCCTTTTTCTTGTAAAATTCTTGAAATTTTCGCTATAGTAGAACCTTTCTGACTAATAGCTACATAAATGCAATAAACTGGTTGATGACTTTCAAAAAATCTTTTTTGATTGATAATCGTATCAATAGCTATAGTCGTTTTTCCAGTTTGTCTATCTCCGATAATCAATTCTCTTTGTCCTTTTCCTATAGGAATCATAGAATCTATAAATTTTATACCAGTTTGAAGAGGTTCTTTCACGGGTTCTCTATAAATAACACCTGGAGCCTTCCTTTCTAAAGGCATTTCAAATAATTCTCCTTCTATGGGGCCTTTTCCATCTATAGGATTTCCTAACATATCTATAACACGACCCAACATATTTTCTCCCACTTTTATGGACAAAGTTTTTCCTGTTCTTTTGACTATATCTCCTTCTTTCAAATTTTTTGATGGACTTAGTAAAACGATACTTACATGATCTTCTTCAAGATTCAAAACCATGCCTTTTATTCCATCACGGAATTCTACTAATTCTCCATAGAAAGCAGAATTAAGTCCTAAAGATCTGATGACTCCATCTCCTATTTGAACAATTACACCAGATTCGGAGTATTTTGATTCCAATTGAAAATTGGATAATTCTTCTTTAAGAATTGATGATATTTCAGAATATTTTAAATCTGACATATGAAAATAAAAGCTTTTATATTATTGAAATATTTTTTTAATGCGTGATAACTGTTCTTTAATGCTAAAATTCCATTCTTTATATCCTATACAAAAGATAAAACCTCCAACAATAGATTTATCTATTTTGTTAATAATATGAAACTTTTTTTTATTAGATATTATTTTATAAGCAATTTTTTCTTGCATATCCTTACTCAAAGGAAAAGCAGAAATAATAATAGATTTTATGACCCCTTTTTGATCTTCTTCGTATATTTTTTGGTATTCTAAAAGAATTTCTTTAAAAAAAGATTCTCTTTTTTTTACAATTAATAATTTCAAAAATTGAAAAAATAAAACATCAAAATTATAAAATATTTTTTTGAAAATTTTTATTTTTATTTCACAATTTAATAAAGGAGTTTCTATAATTTTACATATATATGTATTTTTTTTCAAAAAAAGAGATATTTTTTTTATTTTATGATAAAAAAAGTCATTTTCATCCTTACTCATATTCATAATAGAATATTCGAAAAAAAATCTAGCATAATGTTGAATTATCTTTTTGTTTGCAAACATTTTTATTAAAATTAGTATAATTTATCTACTAATTCTTTTATAAATTTATTTTGTTTATCGGTTTTATCTAACTCTTTTTTTAATATTTTTTCGGCAATTTGAATAGAAATATTTCCTATTTTATTTTTTAATTTAAAAATTGCGACTTTTTTTTCTATTTGAATATTTTTATTGGTTTCTTCTATAATTTTTCTTTTTTCTATCATTCCTTCTTCTTTAGCTTTTGATTTTATTTTTTCTTTGATTTGAATAGCTTCTTTCAATATCATGTCTCTTTTAACACGAGTTTCTTTTAGAATTTTATTTTTTTGGTCTTCTATATGTTTTAATTCTTTTCTTACTTGATTAGCTTTAGTAATAGATATTTTAATTTTTTCTTCTCTTTTATCAATAAAATCCATTATTGGCTTCCAAGCAAATTTTGAAAGAAAAAACATGAGCATAATAAATATTATTGTGTGCCAAACAATTAATCCAATAGAAGGAGTAACTAAATCCATTTTTTTTTATTTAAAAACAGCTAATAATGTAGTTACTATTCCAAATAACGCTGCTCCTTCAATAAGTGCAGCAGCTATAATCATAGCATTTTGTATTTTATTTGAAGCTTCAGGTTGTCTAGCAATAGCATCCATGGCGGAGCTTCCAATCTTTCCAATTCCTAATCCAGCTCCTATTACAGCAAGACCAGATCCTAAAGCGGCTAAACCTGAGTAAGTTAAATCTATATCCATATTATTAATATTTTTTAATGCGTTTCATCATAATTTTTAACAGACATTCCTATAAATAAGGAAGATAAAGTGATAAAAATAAAAGCTTGTAAAAAGGCTACCATAATTTCTAACATAGAAATAAAAAAACCGAAAATTATGGAAAAACCAGCTATGAAAAAATTTTGAAAAATAAAAATGAGACAAATGAAACTTAAAATAATTATATGTCCCGCAGTAATATTAGCAAATAATCGAATACACAAAGTTAATGGACGAATAAAAATTCCAATAAATTCAATAGGAGCTAATAATAATCTAATTCCTATTGGAACTCCGGGCATACAAAAAATATGTTTCCAATAGCTCATATTTGTATTTATGTTACTGATTATAAAAGTCATAGCAGATAACCCCAATGTTACGTTTATGTTTCCTGTTACATTTGGAAATCCTGGAATAAGACCTATTAAATTGTTAATCAATATAAAAAAAAAGGATGTTAATAAAAAAGGAAAAAAAATTTTATATTTTTTATTCCCAATATTAGGAATTGCAATTTCATCTCGTATAAACAAAATCAAAAATTCTAAAAGAATACCGAATCTCCATTGAATTTGATGATTTTTATAATTGCGTTTCATTCGTACAAAAAGATACGATAACAAACAAGAGGATATAAAAATAGATACTACATTTTTTGTAATGGAAAAATCCCAAGGTTTTTTATTTTTTGGAATTCCTTTTGAATCCATATGTAATAACCCCATATGATTGGTTTCATATATTTTTTCTCCAAACATCTTATAATATCCATATTTTCCTTTTACCACATGATTGTATGAAAATTTGTATGATGAAAAAATTTCTAATCCATTATTCCATAAAATTACTGGTAAATAAAAAATAATTCCATGATTATGAGTTCCTGCTATATGCCATTCATGAGAATCATTTACATGATTGAAAATAGTATGAGCTACATCTATTTTTTCTTTTCTATTTTTATTATCATTTTCCATGTTCTGATTCAGATTATTTCCATCAGACTGAATAAACAAAAATAAAAACAAAAAAAAGAATAATGGATATATTATTTTTTTTGAAATCATTTACTAAAATCGAAAAATAGGAAACAAATTTATATTTTTTTAAAAAAATATTGTTTTTATGTAAAAAAATTTTTACAAAAATTGTATTTCATTTTGATTACATTTGCAACAATGAAATCTTATTATATAACGATGAAGGAAGAAACAAAGCTTATTCAAAACATTTTATCTGATCCTCTTACGGGGGCAATATCCACACCAATATATCAAACTTCAACTTACGTACAGGAAGCTCCTGGTGTTCATAAAGGATTTGATTATACAAGAACCAATAATCCTACAAGAAAAATATTAGAAGATTTAATAACCAATCTAGAATACGGTTATGCTAGTTTAGCATTTTCTTCCGGATTAGCATCTATAGACAGTGTACTAAAACTACTAGAATGTGGAGATGAAATAGTAGCTGTAGATGATATTTATGGAGGAACATTTCGTTTACTAAATTTATACAAAAAATTAGGCATTAATACTAAATTTGTAGATACAACAAATGCAGAAAAAACTATTTCATCTATTTCTGATAAAACAAAATTAGTCTGGTTAGAATCTCCCACCAATCCTACATTAAAAATATCTGATATAGAATATATTAGTAAAAAATCTAAACAAATTAATCCAAATATTTTAGTAGTTGTAGATAATACTTTTGCTTCTCCCGCTATTCAAAATCCTTTAAAATTAGGATCAGATATAGTTGTACATAGTGCTACAAAATATTTAGCAGGACATTCAGATGTATTAGCTGGATTAATTACTGTAAAAAATACAGATTTATATGAAAAATTAAAATATATTCAAAATGCAACGGGAGGAGTTTTATCTCCTATTGATTGTTGGTTAACTATTAGAGGGAGCCAAACGTTGTATTTACGTATAAAAAAACAATCTCAAAATGCTTTTCAAATTGCTTCTTTTTTAAATAACAAAAAAAATTCTGAAATAGATAGAGTTTATTACCCTGGATTATCTTATCATAAAAATCATTTTATTGCAGTTAAACAACAACGATATTTTGGAGGAATTGTTTCTTTCAGTTTAAAGAAAAATACAATAGAATCAGCAAAAAAAGTTGTAACCCATACTAAAATATTTAAATTAGCAGAAAGTTTGGGGGGGACAAAGAGTTTAATCTGTCATCCCGCAACTATGACTCACAAATCCACTCCTTTAGATATTAGAGTCAATGCGGGAATACAAGACTCTCTTATTCGATTATCTCTTGGAATAGAAAATATTGAAGATCTTATAGAAGATCTTGATCAGGCTTTAAAATCTTTACATTAAAAAATTTTGTTATCATGAATCAAAATTCCTATATGAAATAATTCTTGTCGAATCCTATCTGATACAATCCAATTTTTTTGTTTTCGTATTTCTGTACGAAATTTAATCAATCTCTTAATAAGTATTTTTAACTTCTTTGAGTTTTCTTCATGATAATTGGTTTCTTGAATTCCTAAAATATCGAAAACAAAATAAACCATATATTTTTTTAATAGATTAATGTGAGATATATTTATGTTCTGAAGAGAATTATTAATAATAAAACCAGTGGCTTGAAATAAATGAGTAATTAATAAAGGGGTATTAAAATCATCGCTAATAGCTTGATAACAAATATTTATCCAATGATGTACATTAAAATTATTTATTAATGTTTTTTCTGACGTTTTAGGTTCAAAATTTCTTAATATTTTTATAGCTTTTATTATTCTATGATATCCTTTTTCAGCATCCATGAGTCCTTTATCAGAAAAATCCATAATATTTCTATAATGAGATTGTAAAATGTAAAATCTAAAAATACTAGGATAAAAGTTTTTTTCACAAATTTTATCTTGAATAAGATCCTTTAATTCTAAAAAATTTCCTGTGGATTTACTCATTTTCTTTCCATTTAAAGTTAGCATATTAATATGCATCCAATAATGTGCCAAACAACTTTTGTTATAAATTCCTATAGCTTGTGCTAACTCACATTCATGATGAGGAAATTTTAAATCTATTCCTCCACCATGGATATCAAAAGTTTCTCCTAAATATTTTGTACTCATAGTAGTGCATTCTATATGCCAACCAGGAAATCCTTTTCCCCATGGAGAGCTCCAATTCATAATATGATTAGAAGGAGCTTTTTTCCAAAGAGAAAAATCTTGAAATCCCCGTTTTTCCTCTAAAAACTTTAATTTTTTATGAAAAAGTTTATCCATTTTATTTTTGCTAATCACACCATAAGCATATGGATATAATTTTATATATTCTTTTAAATCAAAATATACAGATCCATTTATTTCATATGCTAATTTTTTTTTAATTAACTCTTGAATCAGATCTATTTGTTCTATAATATGACCTGTTGCTGTTGGTTCTATACTTGGAGGCAATACATTTAAAATATTTAATAAATTGTGAAAAGAAAGAGTATATTTATGAACAATTTCCATGGGTTCAAGTCCTTCTATCCGAGATTTTTTATAAATTTTATCTTCTGCATTGTAGTATTCATTTTCTAGATGGCCAACATCAGTAATATTTCTCACATAACGAACTTTATATCCTAAATGTTTTAAATAACGGAAAATAACATCAAATGATATAAAGGTTCTACAGTTTCCTAAATGTAAGTGGTTATAAACCGTAGGTCCACATACATAAATTCCAACATGGTCCTTATGAATAGGTTTAAAAAATTCTTTTTTCTCTGTTAAAGAATTGTATATTTTTAGATGACTTCGATTATATTGTTGATAATTTTTTTCCTCCATTCTTATCATTTAAGAAATTCCAATATAGTGCAAAAATTCTCTTCTAATTTCTGAATCTTTTTTAAAAGATCCTATTAATTCAGTTGTTACAGTAGTACTATCTATATCCTTAATACCACGAGAATTTACGCACAAATGTTTTGCTTCTATAACACAAGCAACATCTTGTGTTTCTAACATCTTTTGTAAAGATTGAACAATTTGTATTGTCAAACGTTCTTGAACTTGTGGTCTTTTTGCGTAAAAATTTACAATTCTATTAATTTTGGAAAGCCCCACTACTTTTCCATTAGAAATATAACCCACATGAGCTTTTCCTACAATAGGAAGAAAATGATGTTCACAAGTGGAATAAACTGTTATATTTTTTTCTATTAGCATTTGGTTATATTTATATTTATTTTCAAAAATGGAAAAATTGGGAATATTTTGGGGATTCATCCCACTGAATATTTCTTCTATAAACATTTTTGCTACCCTTTTAGGAGTTTTACGTAAACTATCATCATTCATATCTAACCCTAAAATTTTCATAATCTGAAAAAAATGTTTTTCTATTTTTTCAATCTTTTCTTCCTCACTCATAAAACAAACTTTTTTATGCAAAATACAATCTGTATTTATTGAATGATTTAAAATATAATTGGATTTTTGATCCAATTTCTCTTCTTTTAAAATTTTTTTATGTTTTCCTTTCATCATAAAATAAACTTAATCCATGAAAAACAAAGTTACGAAAACGATACTGTATGATATTTTTTATTTGAAATGGGATGAACAACAAAATTTTTATCTGATTTCATCAGGTATTTTACATATAGGAACAGGAATCATCTTATGCCGATTTTTTTGATGCAAAATTTGATATTTTTGAAAAATTTCATATTCTGTTTCAGAAAAGGTATAATCTTTTTTTTTCATAATTTTCATAGCCCATTCTAATTCTTCATAAGTAGCTCCTAATTGTTCTTCATCTGATCGATGATCTTCCCAAAGTCCATCCGTTGGTTTCGCTTTTTGTATTTCATCAATTATATTCAATTTTTTAGCTAACAAACGGACTTCACTTTTAGTCAAATCAGCTATAGGATGTAAATCTACACCTCCATCTCCATATTTTGTAAAAAAACCGACTCCAAAATCTTCTACTTTATTTCCAGTTCCAACAACAAGATAATTCTTTACATTAGCATAATAATATAAAGTTAACATACGAATACGAGATTTTACATTAGCTAATGCTAAAGATAGTTTTGAATTTTTAGTATCATTAGTTATATGACAAAAAGTTTTGAATAAAATAGACAAATCTTTTTCAAGATAAAGAACGTTTGAAAATTTTTGGGTCAAAAACTTTGCATGTTTTATAGGTAAAAAATTTTTTTTTTTTCTAAAATAGGCATTTCCAATAAAATAGTTGGAAATTTTGTCATAGCCACTAAAAAAGATGTTACTGAAGAATCAATTCCTCCAGATATTCCAATAATAAATCCATTGGATTTAGACTTTTGAATATATCCTTTCAACCAGGATACAATATATCTAATTACTTTTTCTGTTTTAATCATTTTATTTTTATATTAAAAAATATAATATAATATGTCTTTTATTTTAAATTTGGAAACTTCTACAAAAAATTGTTCCGTTAGTATTGCTAAAAATGGAATATGTTTGACTTCTGTAGAGGAATGCTCGGATGAATATTCCCATTCAGAAAAATTGCATACATTTATACGATATGCTATAAACATATCTGGAATTCATATTAAAGACTTAAAATCTATCTGTGTTAGCAAAGGGCCAGGATCTTATACCTCTTTAAGAATAGGAGCCTCTACGGCTAGAGGATTATGTTATGCATTAGATATTCCCTTGTTGTCTGTAGATACATTGACAGCAATGATTTATAAAATCAATATAAAAAAAGGATTTTTGATTCCTATGATTCATGCTAAATCTGATTTTTTTTATACTTCATTATTTAATGAATCAAAAAAAAAACTGAATCCTATTATAATAAAAAAATTAGATGACGATTTTTTCAAATATTTTTTAAAAGATAAAAAAGCCTATTTTATAGGTAATTTACCTATTAAAAATAGAAAATTTTTTCTAGAAAAAAATGAATTTTTGTACAAGATACCATCTGCAATAGATATGTCTTATATTTCTTACAAAAAATTTTGTGAAAAAAAATTTAATGATATCGAAAAATTTGTTCCTTTTTATTTATAACACGATTTTTTTTATTTCAAAAATATGAAAGCATCTCTCTAAAAATAAAATTTTTATCATAACAATGAATAAGTTTTCAAATAAAGGAAAATAAAAGTATTTTATCAAAATCATGATCCAAATCAGATTTCAAAATTTTTTGGATATATTTACTCCGATTATATTTAGTTATATAATTTTATCCTTAGGATGTAAATCTTTTCAATTTTTCAATACAGAAATTCTTATAGGAATTGTATTAATAATAAGTATTTTACATTTTTTCATTCTTTTTGATAAAAACCTTGAAAAAGGTTACAGATCCATGATTTTTTTATCCTTTTTTATATTAGCACTTTCTCTTATTTTTTTCATGATTTTATTTTTTTATTATAAAAAAATTACTTCAGATATAAAAATATCTATACTTATTAGTTTAATTCTATATGTATTAATTCGTGTTACTTATTTTATGCGAATAGTATATGTTAAAATTCATAATCCTGTTTTTATATTTATTACAAGTTTTGTTTTGTTATCTTTTTTGGGATCTATTTTATTAATGCTTCCTGCATCTACAGTAAAAAAAATATCATTTATAGATGCTTTATTTACTTCTACTAGTGCTGTATGTGTTACAGGATTAGTTGTATTAGACACTGCAAAAGATTTTACATATTTAGGAAAAATTTTTATACTTATATTAATAGAATTAGGAGGATTAGGTATTTTAACTATAACTTCTTGTTTTAGTTATTTTTTCAGAGATGGATTTTCTTTTAAAGAAGCTATTTTTGTTAGTAATTTTTTAAATACAAAAACAACAAATAATGTTCTTAGTTTAGCTGTTAAAGTAGTAATGTTTACTTTAACAGTAGAATTTATAGGCACTTTATTAATTTATTTTTCCATTAAAGAAAAAAATACAATAGAATCTGATAATATTTTATTTTTTTCGATTTTTCATTCTATATCCGCTTTTTGCAACAGTGGATTTTCTACTTTGAGTGAAGGATTATATTCACAATCGGTAAGATTTAATTATTTATTTCAATTAATCATTGCTTTTTTACTTATATTAGGAGGTATAGGTTTTAATATTTTATTCAATTTTTTTACATATATATGGTTGACTATTAAAAAATATTTTTTTAAAATTTTTAAAAATAAAGATTTTCGATGTCCTGCACATATAGTAACTTTAAATACAAAAATTGTAATATTGACTACTTTTTTTTTACTTTTTTTTGGAACTATTTTTTATTATATCAGTGAATATCATTATTCTCTTTCTGAACATACGTCTTTTTATGGAAAATGGGTAGCTTCATTTTTTTCTTCAGCTACTTCTAGAACAGCCGGATTTCATGTGTTAAATATGAATTTATTAACTCCCGTTACTATTTTTGTTACTATTCTTTTGATGTGGATAGGAGCTTCTCCAGCATCTACTGGTGGAGGAATCAAAACAAGTACTTTTGCATTAGCATTAATGAATATTATTTCTTTATCTAGAGGAAATAATAGGTTAGAAATACAAAGAAAAGAAATATCTTCAGAATCGATTCGATTATCTTTCTCAATTATTATGTTATCTATGATGGTAATATATATAAGTATTCTAATCATAATTTTTATGGATCCAAAAAAAGATATTTTACCCATTTCTTTTGAAGTATTTTCTGCTTTTTCTACAGCAGGATTATCTTTAGGTATTACATCTCATTTATCAATCGGAAGTAAATTGGTTTTAATATTTTTGATGTTATTAGGAAGAATAGGAGTTTTTAATGTTATGATTGCTTTATTAAGAAAAAATAAAATTGGTTTTCATCATTATTACAGATTTCCTAAAGGAAATATTCTTATTAATTAATATGAAAATTATAATTATTGGATTAGGAAATTTTGGAAGATCTTTAGCTCTTAATCTGACAGATAATGGACATGAAGTTTTTGGTGTTGATCATAAAATGGAAAAAGTGGACTTATTGAAAGATCATATAGCGAATGTAGTATGTATGGACGCTAATAATGAAGCCGCTTATAAAGTGTTGCCTATACAACAAGCAGATTTAGGAATCGTAGCTATTGGAGAAAATGAAGGGGCATCAATAGTAACTACAGCCATCCTAAAAAAATATAAGCATTTAAGAATTGTAAGTAGATCTTTATCCAAGATACATGATACAATCCTAGAAGCCATGGGAATTAATGACGTAATTCATCCAGAACAAGATGCTGCATTTAGATTAACAAAACAAATATCGTTTAATTATGCTTTAGATTATTTTAGAGTTGATAATAAGCATTCTATCGCAGAAGTTTTTTCTCCATATTCTTTCAGTGGAAAATCTGTTAAAAGTTTAAAATTGATACAAAAATATTCTGTTTCTTTAATTACCGTAATACGTGATATCAAGAATCCAATATCTTCCAAGGGGACATCTACAAGAAAAGTTATAGGATTAGTTACAGGAGATACTGTTTTACAAAAGGGAGATATATTAACTCTTTTTGGTTCTAACAAATCTATTATGAATTTTGTAAAAGATTTTGTAAAAAATAAAAAAGAATAGAATAAAAATTTTTTGAAAGTATGTACTATTGCATGAATAATTCACATATAAGGATATTTATAATTTTTACTTTCTTGAAAAAAAGGATTTCCTTCAGAAGAATTTGATTTTCTATTATTAAAATTTATAAATAAAATATAAGTAAAAAAACCTCCTATTATTAATAAAGAGCCTATAATTTCAAATAAACAAAATTTTATTCCAGTATCTGGAGCTATTAAATGATATATGTCTATGTAATGTCCTACGAGTAGGATTAAGGAAACCAAAAACACTATTTTATAATTTGATTTATTTTTACT contains:
- a CDS encoding TrkH family potassium uptake protein, giving the protein MIQIRFQNFLDIFTPIIFSYIILSLGCKSFQFFNTEILIGIVLIISILHFFILFDKNLEKGYRSMIFLSFFILALSLIFFMILFFYYKKITSDIKISILISLILYVLIRVTYFMRIVYVKIHNPVFIFITSFVLLSFLGSILLMLPASTVKKISFIDALFTSTSAVCVTGLVVLDTAKDFTYLGKIFILILIELGGLGILTITSCFSYFFRDGFSFKEAIFVSNFLNTKTTNNVLSLAVKVVMFTLTVEFIGTLLIYFSIKEKNTIESDNILFFSIFHSISAFCNSGFSTLSEGLYSQSVRFNYLFQLIIAFLLILGGIGFNILFNFFTYIWLTIKKYFFKIFKNKDFRCPAHIVTLNTKIVILTTFFLLFFGTIFYYISEYHYSLSEHTSFYGKWVASFFSSATSRTAGFHVLNMNLLTPVTIFVTILLMWIGASPASTGGGIKTSTFALALMNIISLSRGNNRLEIQRKEISSESIRLSFSIIMLSMMVIYISILIIIFMDPKKDILPISFEVFSAFSTAGLSLGITSHLSIGSKLVLIFLMLLGRIGVFNVMIALLRKNKIGFHHYYRFPKGNILIN
- a CDS encoding potassium channel family protein; this translates as MKIIIIGLGNFGRSLALNLTDNGHEVFGVDHKMEKVDLLKDHIANVVCMDANNEAAYKVLPIQQADLGIVAIGENEGASIVTTAILKKYKHLRIVSRSLSKIHDTILEAMGINDVIHPEQDAAFRLTKQISFNYALDYFRVDNKHSIAEVFSPYSFSGKSVKSLKLIQKYSVSLITVIRDIKNPISSKGTSTRKVIGLVTGDTVLQKGDILTLFGSNKSIMNFVKDFVKNKKE